AAGGTTGGCAATGTTGAGTATATAGCAGATATACATCCCATAATCGCCAAGGCCAGAGTTATAGGCGGAATAGCAGTGACGCACGACATAACTGAGATAGTGAGTCTCAGCAATAAGATAAAGATATATTCATCGAAAGTGAAAGAGTTTCACACGGCATTGTACTCTCTTGACGATATCATCGGCATGAATTTACAGATAGAAAAAATAAAAAAACAGGTAAAGAACATCAGCCTCAGCGACGCCCCTGTCATGATTGTCGGTGAAAGCGGAACGGGCAAAGAATTATTTGCGCATGCCATACACAACACAAGCACCAGGAAAGAAGAATCTTTTGTTGCTATAAACTGCGCGGCTTTTTCCCCCCAACTCCTTCTAACTGAACTTTTCGGATACGAAGAAGGCGCTTTTACAGGCGCTCAAAAGGGTGGTAAACTGGGCCTGTTCGAAATTGCGAATAACGGCACGCTGTTCCTAGACGAAATAGGTGATATGGCGCTCGAACTGCAGTCGAAAATGTTGCGTGTATTGGAAAGTCATGAATTTATCAAGGTAGGCGGAACGAAACCGATCAAGGTCGATACAAGAATTATATCGGCAACAAACAAAAATCTAGAACAACTTATCGGCGATATGAAGTTTCGCAGCGATCTCTTTTATAGACTTAATGTGGTGCATTTTGAAATACCGCCTCTGCGCAGCCACCTTGAGGATGTCCCTTGTCTGATAGATCACTGTCTTAAAAAATTGAGCAGAAAATTTCGCCGGACGTTTACTATTGCCCCCGAAGCGGTCGTAAGGTTGGCAAAATTCAAGTTTCCTGGCAATATTCGCGAATTATTCAATATCATAGAGTTTGCCGCTAATAGTTGCGATGAGGGCAGAATAGAGACGGAACATTTGCCTGTCATCAAGGATCAGCCTGTATCATCTGATTTGTCCGATATGGTGAGAATTTCTGAAAGGGAACTTATCAGTAAGACTCTTAACCGCCACGAAAATTCCGTCAAGGGAAAACGCATGGTTGCCCTTGAACTGGGGATCTCTCTGGCAACTTTGTACAATAAAATGAAGCAATATGGTATTGTGCAAAAGCAGGAATCATAGAAAAGAGACAACAACATTGTGCTGGTGCCTCCTTCCTTTTTTGAACAGAAAAACCGCACAATTAACGTGCTACAAAACCTGACATTTCTATTTACTCTAGACATATTTATAAAATTTTCTTGACAAGCTGAAAATAAATAGTAGAATCCCCCTGTTTACAGTCAATGATCAGTGTGATTGTAAAGTATTGAAATCTACGAAAGGAGGTGGCGTTTAATGAAGAAGATATTCGCAATGATTATTTCTATTTTATTTCTGGCGACGATTTCGTTCGCGGTTGTTGGCTGCAGCAAGAAAGAAGAGCCGGCACCTGCACCTGCGGAGACCGCAGCCCCGGCAGCTCCTGCTACACCCGAAGCAGCCCCGGCAGCTCCTGCTACACCCGAAGCAGCCCCGGCAGCCCCGGCAACAAAGTAGTTCTGTCTTAACCGTAAAAAAGGCTGGAATTTTATTCCAGCCTTTTTTTTATCTTATTTTTTGACTATCCCCGCAAATGTATTGTATAAGCACTTATAAATTGCGTCAAAAATTTATAATGGAGGTGCAGCTATGAGCAATCGCGGTGATTTTATTGCGGGGATGGTTGTTGGTGGTTTTTTGGGCGCCCTTGTCGGCATTCTTTATGCGCCGAAAAGCGGCAGGGAGACACGCGAAGAAATCGGCAGAAAAACGGAGGAGCTTCTTTCCCGGGCAAAGGACGAATACGAGAACGCAATAGAGAAGAGTCGCAACGCCTATGAAGAAACCCTGGCGAAACTAAAAAAGCTCGAGGAACAGACCCAAAAAAGGGTTGATGAAGTGGGCGAGAGGGTGGAAGAGTTAAAAGAGCAGGGGAAAGATACATTGCAGGATGGCAAGAGCCGCTTGAAGAATGCTATCGTCGCGGGGGTCGAAGCCTTCAAGGAAGAGCAGAAAAAGGCATAGGAAAAGCGGAAGAGAAAAGAGGAGTTGACCATGACGAATATGGAGATAATCCTGTTAATTGTCAGCCTGGCCTTTTTTGTTATTGCCGGCTATGCCGTCTGGACCTTGATTCAAATCAGAAAGACGTCATTAAGCGTGGCAGAGACGCTCGACAGCGTCAACCAGAGTCTGCCGGTTATAATGAAAAATCTTGAGGAAATAACAACCCGCGTGAACAAGGTTACGAACACCGTCGAACGACGGGTTGACGATTTTTCCTCGACATTCGAAAAAATTAACGGCGCCATGAATTTTTATCTGGGGAAAGAACAGTTATTCCGGCAGCAGGTGGGCATCCCGGTTGCGAATGTCTTTCGCACCTATGGGGCGGTTGTAAAAGGAATCAGCGTCTTTCTCGATTATCTGAAGACCGGCTCGCCGTCCGGGAATCCCAACCGTCACCGGTAAATTACTCGAACAATGGCGGAGGGAAGTTTATGGCCGGGGTAACGTACGGGAAAAGGGGCGGGCATATCCTTGTAAAAAAGGTTCAGGAGACGTCTCCTTTCTCCCGTTCCGCTGAAGATGTCGTGCGGCAGATAAAGGCAGCGCAAGCACCGGGCGAGGAGGATTACCGGGAGCGGTCCCTTGCCATGCATGGCCTGATTTGCGCCCGCTGCGGCAGGGAGTTTGACTCCTCCAATCGCCACCTCCTCACCGTTCATCACAAGGACGGCAATCATCAAAACAACCCGTCGGATGGCAGCAACTGGGAGAATCTCTGCGCTTATTGTCACGAGGATGTACACAGCCGGGAGCTTTTGGGCGATTACCTCGGAGGAACGGCTGCAATTCGGGAAGAAGCCGTTTTCTTTGCCGATTCTGGCGCGCAAGAAGGAATGGGAGCCCTTGCCGAAAAACTGAAAAAAGCATTGGAAAAGAAAAAAAATAAATGAAGCCCAAAAAACACCGCAATGTAACGCGGCGATGTTGCTAACATAAATTCAATTTTCATATAAGCATATAAGGATATCTTAATCTAACTTGAAAAAGGAGGATGTAAAATGGGTAAGCTTTTGTGGCAGCCATCCGAGGAACGAATCAAAGGTTCGAATATGCACCGCTTTATGGCGTTCGTCAAAGAGCGGTATGGAAAAGATTTTAAGGATTACAGCAGCCTTCACGAATGGTCGGTGAACAATATCGCCGAGTTCTGGGGGGCGGCTTGGGATTTTCTCGGGATAAAGGCTTCCCGGAAGTATGACAGGGTAATTGAGGATGACAAAAAAATGCCCGGGGCAAATTGGTTTCCCGGCGCTCGCCTCAACTTTGCCGAAAACCTGCTGCGTTATCGAGACGATTCCGTCGCCCTGGTTTTCAGGGGGGAGGATCATCAGCCGGTTAAAACAACATACGCCGAGCTCTATGATGAAGTCGCAAGACTGGCTAAAAGCCTCAAAGCTTGCGGCGTTGTTCCCGGAGACCGCGTTGCCGGCTTCATGCCGAACATGATTGAAACCGTCGCCGCCATGCTTGCAGTGACAAGTCTCGGAGCGGTCTGGTCTTCTTCCTCGCCTGATTTTGGGATCAAGGGCGTGCTGGATCGTTTCGGGCAGATCAAACCCAAGGTGCTCTTTGCGGCGAACGGCTATTTCTTCAAAGGCAAAAGCCTCGATTCCCTTGCCCGGGTTGCCGAGATCATCAAGGCTCTGCCGACGATCGAAAAGGTTGTTATCGTTCCTTATACTGTAAAGGAACCGGATATCAGCTCCTTGCAGAACGCCATTCTTTACAAGAATTTCCGCTCTCCCGAAAGTGGGTTAGATATAGATTTCGAGCAGCTCCCCTTTGATCATCCCGTTTACATTATGTACACCTCCGGGACTACCGGCCTTCCCAAGTGCATGGTGCAGAGCGCGGGCGGAATCCTGATCAACCAGATGAAGGAGATGATCCTCCACACAAATGTCACCCGGGACGATACGATATTCTACTTCACGACCTGCGGCTGGATGATGTGGAACTGGCTTGTCAGTGCCCTGGCCGTCGGTCCGAAAATTGTCCTTTACGACGGAAATCCGTTCCATCCGAATGCGGGCGCCCTCTGGAAAATGGCCGAGGAGGAGAAAATCACGGTCTTCGGAACGAGCGCCGGGTATATCTCGGCTTTGATAAACGAGAAGGTGCTGCCGGGGAAAGAGTATGATCTTACTGCTCTCAAGACGATCCTTTCGACAGGCTCACCCCTTTCCGAAGAGGGATTCGAGTTTATCTACCGCGAGATCAAAGGAGATATACAACTTTCCTCCATCTCCGGCGGGTCGGATATAAACGGCTGTTTTGCCCTGGGCAATCCGATTGGACCGGTATATTCCGGCGAACTGCAGTGCCGCGGCCTGGGAATGAAGGTTGAAGCCTTTGACGAACACGGCAAGCCGGTTGTCAACCAGCAGGGAGAGCTGGTCTGTGCGGCCCCTGCGCCCTCCATGCCGATCTACTTCTGGGAAGACCCGGAAGGAAAGAAATACCACGCTGCTTATTTTGACGTATATCCCAATATCTGGAGACACGGCGATTATGTCCTGATCAATGAAAGGGGAGGGGTGATAATTTACGGAAGATCGGATGCCACGCTTAATCCCGGCGGCGTCAGAATCGGCACGGCGGAGATATACCGTCAGGTGGAGAACGTTGAGGGAATCACGGACAGCATCGTTGTCGGGCAGAATTGGAAAAATGATGTTCGTGTTATCCTTTTTGTGATGATGGCGCCGGGCGTCGAACTTACCGACGAACTCAGAAACAAGCTCAGAAAGCTGATCCGCGAGAACGCCTCGCCTCGTCATGTGCCGGCGAAGATAATAGCGGTTCCGGACATCCCCTACACGTTAAACATGAAAAAGGTCGAGCTTTCGGTAAAGAAGATGATCGACGGATTGGCGGTTACCAACAAGGACGCCCTGAAAAATCCGGAGTCGCTGGATTTCTATGCAAACATTCCGGAATTAAAGGAAGATTGATTGTAACTACTTAAGGTGGATAGTGACAAAAAACTACTGAAAGGGCGGTGCAATGCCGCCCTTTTTTATTACTTCTTACCTCAACAGAGAAAACGGTTTCTCCCTTTCCGTCACGAGTTTCTCGCCCACGGAGGTTCCGCAGTAAGGGCAGTAGTAGTCGTATTTGTCGCCCTCCGACAGAATCAACAAAAGACGCTTTCTGACCGGGACGGCCCGCCGGCATTGGGGGCAGAACAGCTCGGTTGCGTCAAAATCGTCGTATTGAGGCCTGTTTTTCATTCTTCATCACTCTCCGGTATATTTTTCGCATTCTCAAGCCAGACGGCGGCCTGGGAGTCGCTGGGGGCGCGGTAGTCCCCTCGGGGCGACAGCGAGCCGCCGGAGCCGACCTTGGGGCCGTTGGGGATGCAGGAGCGCTTGAACTGACTGGTTTGGAAAAAGCGGTACAGAAAAACATCTAACCAGTGGCGAATCTCGCCGATTGCGTACTGGTTTCGCTTTTCTAATGGCACATCGGGCCATTCTCCCTTTGTCTTGTCGCGCCAGGCGCAGTAGGCCATAAAGGCTATTTTTGTCGGCAGATAACCGAATCTTGTTATGTAGAAGGTATTAAAATCCTGAAGTTCGTAAGGGCCGACGATCTCCTCTGTTTTCTGGAAGGGCTGCGCGTTTTTTCCGCCCGGGATCAACTCTGGGCTGATTTCCGTCTCCAGGATGTCGAGCAGGATTGCTGCCGTCTCTGGTGAGTACTGGGCTGATTTCGCCACCCAGCGGATGAGATGCTGAATCAGCGTTTTGGGAACGCTGGAGTTGACGTTGTAGTGCGAAATATGATCGCCGACGCCGTAGGTGCACCAGCCGAGCGCCAATTCGCTTAGGTCCCCGGTGCCTACTACCAGTGCGTTTCTATTATTGGCGATTCGGAAGAGGTGCGATGTTCTTTCACCTGCCTGGATGTTTTCAAAGGTGACGTCGTAAACGGCCTTTCCCGCTGCAAACGGGTGGCCGATATCCTTGAGCATCTGCATACAGCTCGGACGGATGTCAATTTCGTTTACTTCTACGCCCAGTGATTTCATGAGGCGCAAGGCGTTCCTATATGTTTTTTCTGATGTCGCGAATCCCGGCATCGTGTAGGCCAGAACATTCGCCCGGGGCAGCTTCAGCATGTCCATCGTGCGGGCGGCGACGATGAGGGCGTGCGTGGAGTCTAATCCCCCGGATACCCCGATCGCCACTTTTTCGATGCCGGAGGATTTGAGCCGCTGCGAGAGGCCCTGAACCTGAATGCTGTAAGCCTCGCAACAGCGTTCATCGCGCATGGCTGGGTCAGCCGGGATATAGGGAAACCGGGCGTATTGGCGCTTGAGCAGCAGGCGCTCCCCTCTCTGGTCTGTCTTTATTGTAACAGTTCGGAACTGTGTAAGTTTTTCCTTGTGAGTGAAGGCATTTTTACTGAAGGTAGTCTGCCGCATGCGATCCTGAACAAGACGGTCCAAATCGATGTCGGCTGTTATTATCTGGGAATTATCCGCGAAGCGCTCCGATTGGGCGAGCATATTGCCGTTTTCAAAGATCATGGCATGTCCGTCCCACGCCAGATCGGTCGTTGATTCTCCCGGGCCTGCCGCTGTGTAAAGATAGGCGGCGAGACAGCGGGCGGACTGATTGGCGGCGAGACTGCGGCGGTATTCGGCCTTGCCGATGGTGGCGTTCGAGGCGGAAAGGTTGCCGATAACGGTGGCGCCCGCCATGGCGGCAAACGATGAAGGTGGGATTGGCACCCAGAGGTCTTCGCACATCTCCAGAAAAAGGCGGAGGTGAGGGATGTTGGCAACCGTGAAAATGAGGTCGGCGCCGCAGGGGATAGCTTCCTGCCCGCATAACGAGATCGTTTTAGAGACAGCTTCTTCCGCGGGGCAAAACTGCCTGACTTCATAAAACTCCCGGTAATTGGGGAGATATGACTTCAGAGCAACTCCCTCGATTTCCCCCCGATAAAGCACGATTCCCGCGTTAAAAAGACGGCAGTCCAGCCGCAAGGGGGCGCCGATCGCGATAATTACATTGAGGTCTTTGGTCTCGCGGGCGACTTCTTGGATTGCCGCAAGGACGCCGTCGAGAAGCGCCTCCTGCTGAAAGAGATCGTCGTTGGAGTAGGCGGACAGTCCCAGCTCCGGGAAAAGAGCGAAGATGCACTTCTGTTCCGCCGCTTTTCGCGCCAGGTCAATTGTCTGCGAGGTGTTGAAGGAGACATCGGCAACCCGGACCTCAGGCAGGCAGACGGCGGTTCTGATAAAGCCGTGATTGTAGAGATTGAAAAATTCTCCGTCGTTTCTCATCGCTATTCCTTCTCAACGTAAGCATAAGCGCTGTGATTGTGGATGCTCTCGAAGTTTTCGGCCTCTACCTTGTACCACTGAAAGTTGGAATCCTGGTTAAGGCGCACCGCTACGTTACGGACGATATCCTCCACAAACATGGGATTATTGTACCCCTGCTCGGTAACGAATTTTTCATCAACCCTCTTGAGCAGGGAATAGACCTCGCTGCTGGCGGAAACTTCGATCAGCTTGATAAGATCTTCGATCCAGAAGAATTTATGGAAACGCACCAGCACCGTCACGATGCTGCGCTGGTTGTGGGCGCCGACAAGGCTGATTGCCCGGGAACAGGGACAGACCGTTGTCACGGGAACATCTACCCCGACGATGAAATCCATTCCCGTATGGTCGCGGGTTCCGAGAAAGCGGCAATGATACTCCATCATGCTCCTTGCGCCCGAGCGAGGCGCGGTCTTTTCTATGAAGTAGGGGAATTCGATCTCGATATGCGCCGATGAGGCATGCAGTTTTACCCGTATTTTTTCCAGGATGTCGTGGAATGTCCGGATGTTGACCTGCTCCCTGATTTCGTTCAGCACTTCGACAAAACGGCTCATGTGCGTCCCCTTGAAATGGTGGAGGAGACTTACATACATGCTGATTGTCGCATTGACCTGCTGGGTTTTGCGGGTTTTGTCCAAAACGGTTATGGGGTATTTAAGACCCTTTACCCCTACCTTCTGGATGTTGACATTCCGCTCATCTTTTAGATTCTGTATGTCGATCATAGGCTGTAGGATACGCGAGCGTCCTCCGATTCCCATACGGTGACGCGGGTAATGGGGGCGTTTGCGGATTTGGCCTTTTCCGCCAATCTTTCAAACATGAATTGGGCGATGACCTCCGAAGAGGGATTGAGGTCTTTTAAACAAGGTAACTCATTCAAGTATTTATGATCAAGTTCCTCAAGTATTTCGTTTGTCCAGCGCTTCAGCAGGCGAAAATCGAGCAGCAGGCCGTCCTTGTTCAGATCCTGTGCCCCCGCTGAAACCTCGACGGTGAAATTATGGCCGTGCAGTCCCTCGCACTTTCCGCCAATGTCGCGCAACTGATGGGCCGCAGCAAAAGATTTTCTTATCGTCACTTCGAACATGAAAATGTCCTCCCCTTATTTTCGTTGCCCTATATCACAAAAAAGGCGCAGGCGATAAGCGGAAAATAATGAAAATGTTTGCAAAGTAAAACATCCGAAGATTTTCATGCTTCGTTGTGCCCCACGGGCAGGGGGGTTTAAAAGAAATAATTGAGTGATCTGTCCGCGCAGAGAGAAACGCAGGCGTTTGGCAAATATTGGCCGATCATTGCGTTACTGACAAGGACTGGTTTGTCATGCTGTTATTCGGAAGCATATTTTATTGACACACAGGCCTGTTCTCCCTATACTTCCCCATCGAAACGGATTTCTCATTACAATACAGGACCGCGACTCTTGAAAACGGAAACACAAAGCGACTTCGTCTGGCTTACCGGGATATGCTTAAGCCGCAGTTTTTTTGCGTTAGTTTTTACCGCCTACTCGGCGGCGCTGCCGTTGCTGAAAACCGATTGGGAAATGTCGGCAAGCCAGTCTGGCCTGATACAATCAGCCTGGCATGCCGGTTATCTTATATCGCTTTTTATGGTCGGTTTCATTGCCGATCGATTCGGCGCTAAAAAAACGTATCTTGTCGGCAGCGTTCTGGCCGCCTTAAGCGCGCTGATCTTTGCGTTTTTTGCTGACGGCTTTGTCTCCGGTTTTCTCCTTTACGGTTTTACCGGATTATGTTCGGGAGCCTCCTATACCCCGGGCCTTACCCTCGTTGCAGAGCGCTATTCACCCCTGGAGCGCGGCCGTGCCATGGGTTGGTTTCTTGCCGCCGCTTCGCTGGGGTACGGCGTATCGCTGTTTTTGAGCGGTATTTTAATGCCAAAGGTCGGCTGGCAGGGCTCTTTCATTGTCACTGCGTGCGGACCGCTTATCGCAATGATGATCTCGTTCTGGACCCTGCGCGCGACACCCAACGTGGTTCATCCGCACGGAAATGAACTCACTGGAATCCGCGCGCTCCGCGCCGTCTGGAAAAACAGGCCGGCCATGCTTCTGATCTGGGCTTATGTATTTCATGCGTGGGAACTGCTCGGGTTATGGGCATGGTTGCCTGCATATTTAGCGGCGTCTCTCGTCCAGAAGGGCGCCATGAACATTCAGGCCGCCGGTTTCGGGGCCCTCTTCACCGCCCTCACTTACATTACCAGCATGAGCGGCAGCATTTACGGCGGCGCCCTCTCGGATCGCCGGGGAAGAACCAGAACCATCCTCTGGGGCGCCTGCCTGAGCATCATGTGCTCCTTTACGTTCGGATGGATGATGACTCTGCCGCTGTGGCTCCTGGTGTTAGTAGCTTCGCTCTACAACGTTACCGCGATTGCCGACTCGTCGGTCTATTCAACGGCGCTTACCGAACTGGTTCCCTCCCACTATCTGGGCGCCGCTTATGCGCTGCGCTCGGTACTTGGTTTCGGCGCCGGGATCGTCAGTCCCTGGGTGTTTGGGCTTGTGCTCGACTGGATGCGCGGCGAACCGTTCCGCTCGGAGACGATGGCGTGGGGGCTTGCGTGGACCGCGCTGGGCGTCGGCGCAGTCCTGGGGCCGCTGATGACTTTAATGTTGCGCGCCACGCCCGAGGCGCAAAAGATGGCAGGCGGAAAAAAATAGCGGGCGGCTGCGGCAGTTCAGGCGTTGAGAGATTTGAGCAGCCTGCCGTTTGCATTCATGCGCTGGCGTAATTAACCACTATCTTTTTGGCGTCATCTGGTTTATATACCCCTCCAAATTTATCAAGGAGATCAACGCTTATGTCACGAGCCGACCGCTATTTGAATGCATGTAAAAAAGAGGCCGTGGACTGCACGCCCGTCTGGATCATGAGGCAGGCGGGCCGCTACCTCGAGGAGTACCGCGCAGTAAGAACCAAGCACAGCTTCATCGAGGTGTGCAAGACGCCGGAGCTCGCGGTGGAGCTCACCCTGCAGCCCGTCCGGCGCTTTGAAATAGATGCCGCCATCATCTTCGCCGACATCCTGCTGCCGCTGGAAAAGATGGGGATTGATTTTGAATTCACCAAGGACGACGGCCCCCGGATCAACAACACCGTCCGGACGCGGGCCGATGTGGAAAAAATCCGGGCGATCAATCCGATGGAAGAGATGGCCTACCTGATGGACGCAATCCGGATGGCGAAGCGCGAACTGAACGGCAAGGTTCCGCTGATCGGTTTCTCGGGGGCGCCGTTTACGCTGGCGAGCTACATCACCGAGGGGGGCGGTTCCCGGAACTATCTTTACACCAAAACGCTGATGTACCAGGAACCCGCTACCTGGCATCTGCTGATGGAAAAGCTGACCGACATGGTGATTGTTTACCTGAATGACCAGATCAAGGCGGGCGTGCAGGCCGTGCAGGTCTTCGACAGTTGGGTCGGATGCCTCTCGCAGGCCGATTACCGGGAGTTTGTGCTGCCCCACCAGAAACGCCTGATGGCCTCGCTTGATCAATCGGCGCCGCATGTCCATTTTGCCTTTAACGCATCGCATCTGCTGAAGCTGATCCAGGAGGCCGGGGGCGATGTGATCGGCCTGGATTGGCGCATCGAGATCGACGCGGCATGGAAGGAGCTCAACTATGAGAACGGAGTCCAGGGAAACCTTGATCCGGTGGCCCTCTACGGTTCGCGGTCGTACATCAAACGCCGGGTTGCGGAGATCCTCGCTAAGGCGGGAAATAGGAACGGCCACATCTTCAACCTCGGCCACGGCATCCTGCCAACGGCGCCTATTGACAACGTGAAATACATGATCGACATAGTCCACGAACTGAGTGCAAGAAAATGAAAACCGCCGTCATCCTTCTAACCCTGGGCGGCCCTCGCTGCCAAGAGGAGATACCGGAGTTCATAAAGCATTTTATCGGCAGGGAGCTGCCTCCGCCGGCGATGAAGGCCGTCATCGAACGATACCGCCTGATCGGCGGTTTTTCGCCGCTGGCGCGCATCACCGAGGAACAGACCAAGGCTTTGGGCGAGGCGCTGGGCGAAGAATATCTCTGTTTCCCCGCTTTTCGCCATGCACAGCCGTTCATTGAAGATGTACTTGAAAGCGCCGCGGCGGCGGGAGTGGCGCGGATTCTGGTCCTGCTGCTCTCTCCCTTCTATACGAGCGTCACTACCGGGAATTACATAGACGTCGCAAAAGTCCACATCGCCAAGATGTCCCTCTCCACACCGGTTGATTTCATCCACAGTTGGTATAGAGAACCGCTTTTTATCGAAAGCTGGGTGAAGCAGATCGCCAGCGACTCGTTCGACGAGCGGGCCTTTTACCTCTTTTCGGCGCACAGCCTGCCGCTGAGATACGCCGATGAGCCTTACCGGCGACAGATTGAGGAGACCGTTTCCCTCGTTGCCTCCCGCGCCGGCATCCTGAACCATGCGCTCGGCTGGCAGAGCATCCCGGAGCG
Above is a window of Syntrophales bacterium DNA encoding:
- a CDS encoding YtxH domain-containing protein, whose product is MSNRGDFIAGMVVGGFLGALVGILYAPKSGRETREEIGRKTEELLSRAKDEYENAIEKSRNAYEETLAKLKKLEEQTQKRVDEVGERVEELKEQGKDTLQDGKSRLKNAIVAGVEAFKEEQKKA
- the hemE gene encoding uroporphyrinogen decarboxylase, with translation MSRADRYLNACKKEAVDCTPVWIMRQAGRYLEEYRAVRTKHSFIEVCKTPELAVELTLQPVRRFEIDAAIIFADILLPLEKMGIDFEFTKDDGPRINNTVRTRADVEKIRAINPMEEMAYLMDAIRMAKRELNGKVPLIGFSGAPFTLASYITEGGGSRNYLYTKTLMYQEPATWHLLMEKLTDMVIVYLNDQIKAGVQAVQVFDSWVGCLSQADYREFVLPHQKRLMASLDQSAPHVHFAFNASHLLKLIQEAGGDVIGLDWRIEIDAAWKELNYENGVQGNLDPVALYGSRSYIKRRVAEILAKAGNRNGHIFNLGHGILPTAPIDNVKYMIDIVHELSARK
- the queD gene encoding 6-carboxytetrahydropterin synthase QueD, producing the protein MFEVTIRKSFAAAHQLRDIGGKCEGLHGHNFTVEVSAGAQDLNKDGLLLDFRLLKRWTNEILEELDHKYLNELPCLKDLNPSSEVIAQFMFERLAEKAKSANAPITRVTVWESEDARVSYSL
- a CDS encoding acetoacetate--CoA ligase, whose amino-acid sequence is MGKLLWQPSEERIKGSNMHRFMAFVKERYGKDFKDYSSLHEWSVNNIAEFWGAAWDFLGIKASRKYDRVIEDDKKMPGANWFPGARLNFAENLLRYRDDSVALVFRGEDHQPVKTTYAELYDEVARLAKSLKACGVVPGDRVAGFMPNMIETVAAMLAVTSLGAVWSSSSPDFGIKGVLDRFGQIKPKVLFAANGYFFKGKSLDSLARVAEIIKALPTIEKVVIVPYTVKEPDISSLQNAILYKNFRSPESGLDIDFEQLPFDHPVYIMYTSGTTGLPKCMVQSAGGILINQMKEMILHTNVTRDDTIFYFTTCGWMMWNWLVSALAVGPKIVLYDGNPFHPNAGALWKMAEEEKITVFGTSAGYISALINEKVLPGKEYDLTALKTILSTGSPLSEEGFEFIYREIKGDIQLSSISGGSDINGCFALGNPIGPVYSGELQCRGLGMKVEAFDEHGKPVVNQQGELVCAAPAPSMPIYFWEDPEGKKYHAAYFDVYPNIWRHGDYVLINERGGVIIYGRSDATLNPGGVRIGTAEIYRQVENVEGITDSIVVGQNWKNDVRVILFVMMAPGVELTDELRNKLRKLIRENASPRHVPAKIIAVPDIPYTLNMKKVELSVKKMIDGLAVTNKDALKNPESLDFYANIPELKED
- the folE2 gene encoding GTP cyclohydrolase FolE2, giving the protein MIDIQNLKDERNVNIQKVGVKGLKYPITVLDKTRKTQQVNATISMYVSLLHHFKGTHMSRFVEVLNEIREQVNIRTFHDILEKIRVKLHASSAHIEIEFPYFIEKTAPRSGARSMMEYHCRFLGTRDHTGMDFIVGVDVPVTTVCPCSRAISLVGAHNQRSIVTVLVRFHKFFWIEDLIKLIEVSASSEVYSLLKRVDEKFVTEQGYNNPMFVEDIVRNVAVRLNQDSNFQWYKVEAENFESIHNHSAYAYVEKE
- a CDS encoding DUF948 domain-containing protein, whose translation is MTNMEIILLIVSLAFFVIAGYAVWTLIQIRKTSLSVAETLDSVNQSLPVIMKNLEEITTRVNKVTNTVERRVDDFSSTFEKINGAMNFYLGKEQLFRQQVGIPVANVFRTYGAVVKGISVFLDYLKTGSPSGNPNRHR
- a CDS encoding cytoplasmic protein, producing MKNRPQYDDFDATELFCPQCRRAVPVRKRLLLILSEGDKYDYYCPYCGTSVGEKLVTEREKPFSLLR
- a CDS encoding MFS transporter, whose translation is MKTETQSDFVWLTGICLSRSFFALVFTAYSAALPLLKTDWEMSASQSGLIQSAWHAGYLISLFMVGFIADRFGAKKTYLVGSVLAALSALIFAFFADGFVSGFLLYGFTGLCSGASYTPGLTLVAERYSPLERGRAMGWFLAAASLGYGVSLFLSGILMPKVGWQGSFIVTACGPLIAMMISFWTLRATPNVVHPHGNELTGIRALRAVWKNRPAMLLIWAYVFHAWELLGLWAWLPAYLAASLVQKGAMNIQAAGFGALFTALTYITSMSGSIYGGALSDRRGRTRTILWGACLSIMCSFTFGWMMTLPLWLLVLVASLYNVTAIADSSVYSTALTELVPSHYLGAAYALRSVLGFGAGIVSPWVFGLVLDWMRGEPFRSETMAWGLAWTALGVGAVLGPLMTLMLRATPEAQKMAGGKK
- a CDS encoding YajD family HNH nuclease, which translates into the protein MAGVTYGKRGGHILVKKVQETSPFSRSAEDVVRQIKAAQAPGEEDYRERSLAMHGLICARCGREFDSSNRHLLTVHHKDGNHQNNPSDGSNWENLCAYCHEDVHSRELLGDYLGGTAAIREEAVFFADSGAQEGMGALAEKLKKALEKKKNK
- a CDS encoding NAD(+) synthase — its product is MRNDGEFFNLYNHGFIRTAVCLPEVRVADVSFNTSQTIDLARKAAEQKCIFALFPELGLSAYSNDDLFQQEALLDGVLAAIQEVARETKDLNVIIAIGAPLRLDCRLFNAGIVLYRGEIEGVALKSYLPNYREFYEVRQFCPAEEAVSKTISLCGQEAIPCGADLIFTVANIPHLRLFLEMCEDLWVPIPPSSFAAMAGATVIGNLSASNATIGKAEYRRSLAANQSARCLAAYLYTAAGPGESTTDLAWDGHAMIFENGNMLAQSERFADNSQIITADIDLDRLVQDRMRQTTFSKNAFTHKEKLTQFRTVTIKTDQRGERLLLKRQYARFPYIPADPAMRDERCCEAYSIQVQGLSQRLKSSGIEKVAIGVSGGLDSTHALIVAARTMDMLKLPRANVLAYTMPGFATSEKTYRNALRLMKSLGVEVNEIDIRPSCMQMLKDIGHPFAAGKAVYDVTFENIQAGERTSHLFRIANNRNALVVGTGDLSELALGWCTYGVGDHISHYNVNSSVPKTLIQHLIRWVAKSAQYSPETAAILLDILETEISPELIPGGKNAQPFQKTEEIVGPYELQDFNTFYITRFGYLPTKIAFMAYCAWRDKTKGEWPDVPLEKRNQYAIGEIRHWLDVFLYRFFQTSQFKRSCIPNGPKVGSGGSLSPRGDYRAPSDSQAAVWLENAKNIPESDEE
- a CDS encoding sigma 54-interacting transcriptional regulator, producing the protein MEKEIATLLLDNLTESKLVEISNDPLFNLVLNSVKDGIMICDRNGIVLFINDEYTRFTGVEQKDIIGQYVGDVRKGARLPDSLRTGKPLRGIRRKVGNVEYIADIHPIIAKARVIGGIAVTHDITEIVSLSNKIKIYSSKVKEFHTALYSLDDIIGMNLQIEKIKKQVKNISLSDAPVMIVGESGTGKELFAHAIHNTSTRKEESFVAINCAAFSPQLLLTELFGYEEGAFTGAQKGGKLGLFEIANNGTLFLDEIGDMALELQSKMLRVLESHEFIKVGGTKPIKVDTRIISATNKNLEQLIGDMKFRSDLFYRLNVVHFEIPPLRSHLEDVPCLIDHCLKKLSRKFRRTFTIAPEAVVRLAKFKFPGNIRELFNIIEFAANSCDEGRIETEHLPVIKDQPVSSDLSDMVRISERELISKTLNRHENSVKGKRMVALELGISLATLYNKMKQYGIVQKQES